One region of Trichosurus vulpecula isolate mTriVul1 chromosome 1, mTriVul1.pri, whole genome shotgun sequence genomic DNA includes:
- the LOC118834426 gene encoding putative protein FAM10A4 produces the protein MDTSKLRAFVKLCQQDPARLYSEELRFLREWVESLGGRIPSTPRKMRSEERFKGGEAERKKREEYYRREDIETEESDLELDKEGVIEDDLDGPQEMGDATAEVTDEMIDQANEMKVKGLDALHNREYQKALELFTEAIKLNPWLAILYTLRASIFIELQKPNAAIRDCSKAIDLNPHTAEPYKWRGKAHRLLGHWEEAGQDLSLSCKLDFDEDANAVLKDIQPRLQRIQEHRRKKELRQKKREQRREERKYRERVERMRKAREEYDKAKKEEEDRRKAAHFAPFQFFLGEIPRMRRRMRSIPGKPVLNEILADPEILAAMQDAEVMQAFQDVARYPETMGRYKNNAKVMNFFSKLSNKFGGYEDMTSEDMDPDEEFDDVPSEESFEVVDPSNEEDLWLPGQRFDDFLDNYERRRLRKGRSEDLEVASSEEEVRRNRRLPYYKDLEDVSEEDQ, from the coding sequence ATGGACACCAGCAAGCTCCGGGCCTTTGTGAAACTGTGTCAACAAGACCCCGCCCGACTGTACAGCGAGGAGCTGCGCTTCCTGAGGGAGTGGGTGGAGAGCTTGGGTGGGAGGATACCCTCTACTCCAAGAAAAATGAGATCAGAAGAAAGATTCAAGGGAggggaggcagaaagaaagaaacggGAGGAATACTACAGGAGAGAAGACATCGAAACTGAGGAAAGTGATCTAGAACTTGATAAGGAAGGAGTGATTGAAGACGACTTGGACGGCCCTCAGGAAATGGGAGATGCAACGGCAGAGGTAACGGATGAGATGATCGATCAGGCCAACGAGATGAAGGTGAAGGGCCTCGATGCCCTACATAATCGTGAATATCAGAAAGCCCTTGAACTATTCACAGAGGCCATCAAATTGAATCCTTGGTTGGCCATTTTATATACCCTAAGAGCCAGTATCTTTATTGAATTGCAGAAGCCAAATGCTGCCATCAGAGACTGTAGCAAGGCAATTGATCTAAACCCCCATACAGCTGAACCGTACAAATGGAGAGGGAAAGCACACAGACTTCTGGGCCACTGGGAGGAAGCAGGCCAGGATCTGTCCTTGTCTTGTAAACTGGACTTTGATGAAGATGCCAATGCTGTGCTTAAGGATATTCAACCAAGGCTCCAGAGGATTCAAGAACATCGGCGAAAAAAAGAGCTCCGCCAGAAGAAACGTGAGCAGAGACGTGAAGAGCGAAAGTACCGAGAAAGggtagaaagaatgaggaaggctCGAGAGGAGTATGATAAAgccaaaaaagaggaagaggacaggAGAAAGGCAGCTCACTTTGcccctttccaattttttcttggAGAAATTCCgagaatgagaagaagaatgcggAGTATACCTGGGAAACCAGTGCTCAATGAAATTCTTGCCGACCCAGAAATTCTTGCAGCTATGCAAGATGCAGAAGTCATGCAGGCATTCCAAGATGTGGCCCGGTATCCAGAAACCATGGGCAGGTATAAGAACAATGCAAAAGTTATGAATTTCTTCAGCAAATTGTCTAACAAATTTGGAGGGTATGAGGACATGACAAGTGAAGATATGGACCCTGATGAGGAATTCGATGATGTTCCCAGTGAAGAAAGCTTTGAGGTTGTGGATCCATCTAATGAAGAAGATCTTTGGCTCCCGGGACAGCGCTTTGACGATTTTCTCGATAACTATGAACGAAGACGTTTGCGGAAAGGGAGGAGTGAGGACTTGGAGGTTGCATCTAGTGAAGAAGAAGTACGTCGTAATAGGCGGCTGCCCTATTATAAGGATTTGGAAGATGTCAGTGAAGAAGATCAATAA